One genomic segment of Komagataella phaffii GS115 chromosome 4, complete sequence includes these proteins:
- a CDS encoding Phenylpyruvate decarboxylase, catalyzes decarboxylation of phenylpyruvate to phenylacetaldehyde, whose product MAPVKQDFNIDVQTIENTDISLSEYIYLRIAQLGVKSIFGVPGDFNLNLVDELDKVPQLKWIGCCNELNATYAADGYAKASGTIGVVVTTYGVGELSAINGIAGAFAEYAPVLHIVGTSAMATKRLEHVHNIHHLAGSKNFLDRPDHYIYEKMVDDICIVKESLSEIENACGQIDNAIVQTYLLSRPGYLFLPRNMATMKVPRERLFNQPLALERVDLHPGETLQVVEKILEKFYHAKEPALIVDYLTRPFRMMENCSKLIGALENKVNIFSRPMSKGFVDESHPRYIGCYIGKQSKHPSTSDILEKKSDFILSVGTFDVETNNGGFTSKLPQEHLVELNPHFTRVGTQCFSNVNMCHVLPLLASKLRGDLISMATVHPNDFSLRKKEKAQDKMKALNQSHLVKSTELLLNANDTLIVETCSFMFAVPDIAFPNNTQFISQSFYNSIGYALPATLGVSIAKRDFRKPGKVVLIQGDGSAQMTIQELATMVRQKVKPTILLLNNEGYTVERMILGPTKEYNDIAPNWDWTGMLRAFGDIRGHSKSISIDTCGRLDKLVQTREFQEPTHLNFVELILGRMDAPERFANMVKEIANLEHASKSIH is encoded by the coding sequence ATGGCCCCAGTTAAACAAGACTTTAACATAGACGTTCAAACAATCGAGAACACTGACATCTCTTTGTCTGAATACATATATCTTAGGATAGCCCAATTGGGTGTCAAGTCGATCTTTGGTGTCCCAGGTGACTTCAACCTGAATCTTGTGGATGAACTAGACAAAGTTCCCCAATTGAAATGGATAGGATGTTGTAATGAGCTAAATGCCACTTATGCTGCTGACGGCTATGCAAAAGCATCAGGAACGATAGGCGTTGTGGTCACTACTTATGGTGTGGGTGAGCTAAGCGCCATCAACGGTATAGCAGGAGCATTCGCCGAATATGCTCCTGTTCTTCACATTGTAGGCACCTCCGCTATGGCAACAAAACGACTTGAACATGTGCACAACATTCATCATCTTGCAGGGTCTAAGAATTTCTTGGATAGACCAGACCATTATATATACGAAAAAATGGTTGATGACATCTGCATTGTCAAAGAGTCTTTAAGCGAGATCGAAAATGCCTGTGGCCAGATAGATAATGCCATCGTACAGACTTATCTGCTTTCCAGACCAGGATACCTATTTTTACCTAGAAATATGGCCACTATGAAAGTTCCAAGAGAAAGGCTATTCAACCAACCATTAGCCTTGGAAAGAGTTGATCTTCACCCCGGTGAAACGCTACAAGTTGTTGAGAAgatcttggaaaagttcTATCATGCAAAAGAACCGGCCTTGATTGTGGATTATTTAACCAGACCCTTTAGAATGATGGAAAACTGCTCCAAGTTGATCGGTGCTTTGGAGAATAAAGTCAACATTTTCAGCAGACCAATGTCCAAAGGCTTTGTCGATGAGAGCCACCCAAGATATATTGGCTGTTATATTGGAAAACAATCCAAGCACCCAAGTACTAGTGATATTCTAGAAAAAAAGAGCGATTTCATTCTGAGTGTGGGAACgtttgatgttgaaacGAATAACGGAGGCTTCACATCCAAGCTTCCCCAAGAACATTTGGTGGAATTGAACCCTCATTTTACTCGTGTTGGAACTCAATGCTTTTCAAATGTTAACATGTGCCATGTCCTCCCACTCCTGGCAAGTAAGCTGAGAGGTGATTTGATCAGCATGGCCACAGTTCATCCAAATGATTTCAGCCtcagaaagaaagaaaaggcaCAGGATAAAATGAAGGCTCTCAACCAGAGCCATCTTGTAAAATCTACAGAGCTACTCCTAAATGCAAACGACACTTTGATAGTTGAAACTTGCTCATTTATGTTTGCAGTTCCAGATATCGCGTTCCCTAACAATACACAATTTATCAGTCAGTCATTCTACAACTCCATAGGATACGCACTTCCCGCCACCTTGGGTGTCAGCATTGCAAAGCGTGATTTCAGAAAACCAGGAAAAGTCGTACTTATTCAAGGGGATGGCTCTGCTCAAATGACCATTCAAGAACTGGCTACCATGGTCAGACAAAAGGTCAAACCCACCATTTTACTCCTCAACAACGAAGGATACACAGTTGAACGAATGATTCTAGGTCCAACCAAAGAATATAACGATATAGCTCCTAATTGGGATTGGACTGGAATGCTGAGAGCATTCGGCGATATACGTGGCCATTCCAAGAGCATCTCAATTGACACATGTGGTAGATTAGATAAGCTCGTTCAAACTCGAGAGTTTCAAGAACCTACACACCTAAATTTTGTGGAACTTATCTTGGGCAGAATGGACGCCCCGGAAAGGTTTGCCAATATGGTAAAAGAAATTGCTAACTTAGAGCACGCAAGTAAAAGTATTCATTAG
- a CDS encoding Histidine kinase osmosensor that regulates a MAP kinase cascade, which produces MRRLKLSIRTQLILLVCMVAILSLVILACITGVYFTSNLTSARSERLEVISELKVSELLQSFTNLYYQAFWLSTRDTLEDSLISSKVGNSSADTSTAASATIQSFLNSNEDFLQCKLYSVNFDTLSFVETSRDLAGNITSMTPSLFPLDEPTPAVLQVLGSYGGYLAGPSNNGSAFFVSLTLPIYINSSIIIDSPELSGYLTVMSLANSLMSATSYSTVLDAADISFTQLILNPQNASIILGFKYVFPPYGHDIDSVDVLYPLDDYAPVYQLNQRQYTADGTLISTNNLGSSSKIKNPFGESVAVGYSKADLYFANWTVIVEQSRSSFMAPIVKFRNIIIGVSIGMAAFFCLITFPLAHWGVRPILRLQKASEAITRGWGLRTGKDKRQTPDRYTPYASMTPVSNSFPNDTDPNSRSSTTSKEHSFFIPERIPEKNRFFKDELSELTNAFNTMTEELYMQYTHLEDRVKARTKELEVAKIAAEAANEAKTVFIANISHELRTPLNGILGMTTIATEYTDIGMIKDSLKVIYRSGELLLHILTELLTFSKNTLNRSKLNKKNFQIMDVALQIKSIFGKISKDQHVNLIIFVKPNLLRNMILYGDANRIIQVVMNLVGNALKFTPEDGTVSLQIKVVGEYDRERSKRHDYGYVFVKNPHHKCAPSISTGSHVKSDSKDQSISHLKVDEESPSTPNTPNTPTSVMLNTKRRLLQVTGRNKPNDTNLQDLHSDLNPEITFHNEKEEFSDCGDSITLHTLDSSDYVKVVSGFQKEGHGEQLSNDYSSDTNVEATGTELNSKDDDNTDDSIFDKGGSRRLDAPREWTIEITVQDTGTGISEELQERVFEPFVQGDQTLSRSHGGTGLGLSICKQLAKMMKGTLTLQSKLGEGSKFTFRFPITQTGEVFNEGEDQTFNDEFNEDSKVNRRVSFMEPKFEADEEVEDEDADEDDVFELSGENICNSTVTADTELTNKNNKDLNNHNNGQLPDNIKEEDEFEEIDGDAAKVEAKSMDGNSPSNSSPKLLNISSKSIKQNRANAESLTLKLDGTSEKKTPASAEKTKDRPSLSAMPSSGTLSSLGTSNSGNVSIDTNLRILVAEDNQVNQEVIRRMLNLDGLKDVTIVSNGQEAINTITDITSKGGYFDIVFMDVQMPILDGLKATQHIRKELHYTHPIVALTAYVDESNVAECLDSGMTGFLAKPVRKVQLRRLIADICSA; this is translated from the coding sequence ATGCGTCGCCTTAAGCTAAGTATTAGAACTCAGCTAATACTGCTAGTGTGTATGGTGGCCATATTATCGCTGGTCATATTGGCTTGTATCACCGGTGTGTATTTCACCTCGAATCTTACCAGTGCAAGAAGTGAAAGATTGGAAGTCATTTCTGAGCTTAAGGTATCAGAGCTGTTACAAAGTTTCACTAATTTGTACTACCAGGCCTTTTGGCTCTCAACAAGGGATACATTGGAGGACTCGTTGATATCTTCGAAAGTGGGTAACTCGTCTGCTGACACGTCCACAGCAGCTTCGGCTACGATACAAAGTTTTCTCAATTCAAATGAAGATTTCTTACAGTGCAAGCTTTATTCCGTCAATTTTGACACACTTTCATTTGTTGAAACCTCAAGGGACCTAGCAGGTAATATCACGTCAATGACACCATCTCTTTTCCCGTTGGATGAACCTACTCCGGCTGTGTTGCAGGTTTTGGGGAGTTACGGTGGGTACCTTGCAGGCCCTTCTAATAACGGCTCGGCATTTTTCGTCTCCTTGACGTTACCAATATACATAAATTCCTCCATTATCATCGACTCACCAGAGCTTTCTGGGTACTTGACTGTCATGTCACTGGCTAATAGTTTGATGTCTGCCACAAGTTATTCTACGGTGCTGGACGCCGCTGACATTTCTTTCACACAATTAATACTAAATCCACAGAATGCAAGCATCATACTTGGATTTAAATATGTGTTTCCACCATATGGGCATGACATAGATTCTGTCGACGTTCTATATCCTCTTGATGATTATGCACCAGTTTATCAGCTTAACCAACGTCAATATACTGCTGATGGCACGTTAATTTCAACAAACAACCTGGGTTCCTCATCCAAGATTAAGAATCCATTTGGTGAATCTGTGGCTGTGGGATACTCTAAAGCCGATCTTTATTTTGCAAATTGGACTGTTATTGTGGAACAGTCACGATCTTCATTCATGGCGCCAATCGTAAAGTTTAGAAACATCATTATAGGAGTGTCTATTGGAATGGCTGCTTTCTTCTGTCTTATAACGTTTCCATTGGCTCATTGGGGAGTACGCCCAATATTGCGATTACAGAAAGCTTCAGAGGCGATCACCAGAGGCTGGGGGCTACGTACCGGGAAGGATAAGAGGCAAACGCCTGACAGGTATACGCCTTATGCATCAATGACACctgtttccaattctttccCTAACGACACTGATCCTAACTCTAGATCTTCCACAACCTCAAAAGAACACAGTTTTTTCATTCCAGAAAGGATCCCAGAAAAGAatagatttttcaaagatgagcTTTCTGAGTTGACAAACGCATTTAATACCATGACTGAAGAGCTCTACATGCAATATACTCATCTTGAAGATAGGGTCAAAGCTAGGACTAAAGAATTAGAAGTGGCAAAGATTGCCGCGGAAGCAGCTAATGAGGCGAAGACAGTATTCATTGCAAATATCTCACATGAGCTACGAACTCCTCTTAATGGTATCTTAGGAATGACTACGATAGCAACAGAATACACAGATATAGGCATGATCAAggattctttgaaagttaTTTACAGAAGTGGAGAGTTACTGCTTCATATTCTTACTGAACTGCTGacattttccaagaatacACTAAACCGATCCAAATTAAATAAGAAAAACTTTCAGATCATGGATGTGGCATTGCAGATAAAATCCATTTTTGgcaaaatatcaaaagatcaacaCGTTAACTTGATTATCTTCGTCAAACCCAAccttttgagaaatatGATACTTTATGGAGATGCCAACAGAATTATCCAAGTAGTTATGAACCTGGTTGGCAATGCTCTGAAGTTCACGCCTGAAGATGGTACAGTTTCCCTACAAATAAAGGTCGTGGGTGAGTATGACCGTGAGCGCTCCAAGAGGCATGATTATGGCTACGTTTTTGTAAAGAATCCGCATCATAAGTGTGCACCTTCAATTTCTACAGGGAGCCATGTTAAATCAGACAGCAAAGATCAAAGCATATCTCACctcaaagttgatgaagaatctCCTTCTACCCCCAATACACCGAATACGCCAACATCTGTGATGCTTAATACGAAAAGAAGACTTTTGCAAGTCACAGGACGGAACAAACCCAATGACACAAATTTACAGGATCTACACAGTGATTTAAATCCTGAAATCACTTTCCATaatgagaaagaagaattttCAGATTGTGGAGATTCTATCACTTTACATACTTTAGACAGCTCAGACTATGTTAAAGTTGTATCAGGCTTTCAAAAGGAGGGTCACGGTGAACAATTATCGAATGACTATTCTTCAGATACTAATGTGGAAGCAACAGGAACTGAGCTTAACTCAAAGGATGATGACAATACCGACGATTCTATTTTTGATAAGGGTGGTAGCCGAAGGTTGGATGCTCCAAGAGAATGGACAATTGAAATCACCGTGCAAGACACCGGAACTGGAATCAGTGAAGAACTGCAAGAAAGAGTCTTTGAGCCATTTGTTCAAGGAGACCAAACTCTTTCTAGATCGCATGGTGGTACCGGTTTGGGATTGTCGATCTGTAAACAACTGGCGAAAATGATGAAAGGTACCCTGACTCTGCAAAGTAAGTTAGGAGAAGGTAGTAAGTTCACTTTTAGGTTTCCGATTACTCAAACTGGTGAGGTTTTCAATGAGGGAGAAGATCAAACTTTCAATGACGAATTCAATGAAGACAGCAAAGTGAACAGAAGGGTGAGCTTTATGGAGCcaaaatttgaagcagatgaagaagtCGAAGATGAGGATGCAGATGAGGATGATGTATTTGAATTATCAGGGGAGAACATCTGTAATAGTACTGTAACTGCGGACACCGAATTAACTAATAAGAACAACAAAGACCTTAATAATCACAATAATGGACAATTACCTGACAACATTAAAGAGGAggatgaatttgaagaaatagaCGGAGACGCTGCAAAAGTTGAAGCCAAATCGATGGATGGAAATAGCCCCTCCAATTCGTCACCAAAACTCCTGAATATTTCATCGAAAAGCATCAAACAGAATAGAGCCAATGCGGAGAGTTTGACCTTGAAACTTGATGGAACCtcagagaagaaaacaCCTGCCTCAGCAGAGAAAACCAAAGATAGGCCTAGCTTGTCAGCAATGCCTTCTTCAGGAACACTTTCCTCACTAGGTACCAGCAATTCGGGAAACGTTTCAATTGATACCAATTTGAGGATTCTGGTAGCAGAAGATAACCAAGTGAACCAAGAAGTCATTCGAAGAATGCTGAATTTGGATGGTCTGAAGGATGTGACCATAGTGAGCAATGGTCAGGAGGCTATTAACACTATCACCGATATAACTAGCAAGGGAGGTTACTTTGATATTGTCTTCATGGATGTACAGATGCCAATTTTGGACGGGTTGAAAGCCACCCAGCATATAAGGAAGGAGTTACACTACACACACCCAATAGTTGCTCTTACTGCCTATGTAGACGAGTCAAATGTCGCCGAATGCCTCGACTCTGGAATGACTGGTTTCTTGGCTAAACCCGTTAGAAAAGTACAACTAAGAAGGCTAATTGCAGACATTTGCTCTGCTTAA